Genomic DNA from Pelorhabdus rhamnosifermentans:
TACAATGCTACTAGTGGACACCAAAAGCAATATGAACATTAGCTTTATATTCAGTGATGGCTCCATTTTCAATGTTCGCAGTAAAATTGGCAACTTCAATCCCGGTTATTTCATCAATAGATCGATCGGCTTCGTGGACTGCATTATTAACCGCTTCTGTCCAATTACGGGGGGATGAACCTACGAGTTCAACAATTTTTGCAACCATAAATCAAACCTCCTTTAGTAATAGAATATTTTATTTTGATTAAATTCGAGCTTCTTTATACGCTATAAACGCCAATTTTTTGACTGAATATTATTTGACCTACGCTTTCAGTATCAATTGCCATTTCTAAATCTCTACCAGCTTAAACCCATCCTT
This window encodes:
- a CDS encoding dodecin family protein, whose product is MVAKIVELVGSSPRNWTEAVNNAVHEADRSIDEITGIEVANFTANIENGAITEYKANVHIAFGVH